One genomic region from Hoeflea algicola encodes:
- a CDS encoding tetratricopeptide repeat protein produces MKRFVLSVWLLLATAGFAVAGPFEDGWAAYEKDDYSEAVTHYRIAAEQGDARAQTMLGVAYDNGWWGVPQDYVEAAKWYRMAAEQGNASAQNSLGWAYKNGKGVPRDFVFAYMWFNLAASQGDAAAVKNRHSVANNLYGDQIAEAKRMAREWKPRQ; encoded by the coding sequence ATGAAACGGTTTGTTTTGAGTGTCTGGCTTTTGCTGGCAACAGCCGGGTTTGCTGTGGCAGGGCCGTTTGAGGATGGTTGGGCTGCTTATGAGAAAGATGATTACTCGGAAGCGGTGACGCATTATCGAATTGCAGCCGAGCAGGGTGATGCCCGTGCGCAAACCATGCTGGGTGTTGCCTACGACAATGGCTGGTGGGGCGTGCCGCAAGACTACGTCGAAGCCGCAAAGTGGTATCGTATGGCCGCCGAGCAGGGGAATGCCAGTGCGCAAAACAGCTTGGGTTGGGCCTACAAAAATGGCAAAGGCGTGCCGCGGGACTTCGTCTTTGCCTACATGTGGTTCAACCTGGCGGCATCGCAGGGTGATGCCGCCGCCGTAAAAAACCGCCATAGTGTTGCTAATAACTTGTACGGCGACCAGATCGCCGAAGCCAAGCGCATGGCGCGGGAATGGAAGCCGAGGCAATAG
- a CDS encoding sensor histidine kinase — translation MNDSSSMALRTMNPSEIVETLREGLIVLTDDLTVEYASDRFLKMFQVDSYETVGRSLSDLGDGQWNIPALLDQLNEIVVRDVTLEDIEVEHHFDHIGRKVMRLNARKIVWVTDSAKRILLAIDDITEAADHARELSRQRQLAEGIVDTIREPLLVLDGDLQIIAASRSFYLKFKVDADQAIGRNLAELGDGQWANAELIRLLEDVVPDDSTMEDYEITHDFPQIGIRTVLLNARKIFREGNNTETLLLAMEDVTERRRLEAERDQAMGQSDRLLEELNHRVMNSMAMISSVISLEGRSLSGDEGKKAFVRMRNRIDAIGTLYRTLSRTATVDSVKADSYLSAIVRDAVSAMEVSPEAIHLELSIDDIFLSTRVAVPLGLITNELVTNSLKYAYNGRDDGTLGLRVVTDKDGVELMIWDDGPGIDENARVDSGLGQKLVDSVRSTVGRRTEPHQRTEWNAVQVDDCAFRDCSTRDETHISDIRHDIAISSNSGLPTSARREA, via the coding sequence ATGAATGACAGCTCTTCGATGGCATTGAGGACGATGAACCCGTCCGAGATCGTTGAAACTTTGCGCGAAGGCCTCATCGTCCTGACTGATGACCTTACTGTCGAATACGCCAGCGACAGATTTCTGAAGATGTTTCAGGTCGATAGCTACGAAACCGTGGGTCGCTCGCTTTCCGATCTGGGTGACGGCCAGTGGAACATTCCTGCGCTCCTGGATCAGTTGAACGAGATTGTCGTGCGGGACGTGACACTCGAAGATATCGAAGTCGAACACCATTTCGATCATATCGGACGCAAGGTGATGCGACTGAATGCCCGCAAGATCGTATGGGTGACCGACAGCGCGAAGCGGATTCTGCTGGCCATCGATGATATAACCGAAGCTGCAGATCACGCCAGGGAACTCAGCCGTCAGCGGCAACTGGCGGAAGGCATCGTGGACACCATTCGCGAACCGCTCCTTGTTCTGGACGGCGACCTTCAGATCATCGCGGCAAGCCGATCCTTCTATCTGAAATTCAAGGTGGATGCCGACCAGGCGATTGGCAGAAATCTTGCCGAACTTGGCGACGGACAATGGGCAAATGCCGAGCTGATCCGACTTTTGGAAGATGTTGTCCCAGACGACTCCACCATGGAAGATTATGAAATAACGCACGACTTTCCGCAGATCGGCATACGAACGGTTCTTCTCAACGCCCGCAAGATTTTCAGAGAAGGCAACAATACCGAGACCCTGCTACTTGCCATGGAGGACGTGACCGAGCGGCGGCGCTTGGAGGCCGAGCGTGATCAGGCCATGGGTCAATCCGATCGGCTTTTGGAAGAGCTGAACCACCGTGTGATGAATTCGATGGCAATGATCAGCTCTGTGATCTCGCTGGAAGGAAGAAGTCTCAGCGGCGATGAGGGCAAGAAGGCCTTCGTGCGCATGCGCAACCGCATCGATGCCATCGGAACCCTTTATCGCACCCTTTCTCGGACGGCGACAGTCGATAGTGTAAAGGCGGACAGCTATCTGAGCGCAATCGTTCGCGATGCGGTGTCAGCGATGGAAGTCTCTCCCGAAGCTATCCATCTTGAACTTTCGATCGACGATATTTTCCTTTCCACGCGTGTCGCAGTGCCCCTTGGCCTGATCACCAACGAATTGGTAACGAACAGCCTGAAGTATGCTTACAATGGTCGCGACGATGGAACACTCGGGCTACGAGTTGTCACTGACAAAGACGGTGTCGAGCTGATGATCTGGGACGATGGTCCAGGCATCGACGAAAACGCCCGTGTGGATTCGGGCCTTGGTCAGAAACTGGTCGATTCTGTTCGTTCAACAGTTGGGCGGCGCACTGAGCCGCACCAGCGGACGGAATGGAACGCAGTACAAGTTGACGATTGCGCATTCAGAGATTGTTCGACTAGAGACGAAACACACATAAGCGACATTCGCCACGATATTGCTATCTCGTCTAATTCAGGGTTGCCGACATCTGCGCGTCGGGAAGCATGA
- a CDS encoding acyl-CoA thioesterase, whose translation MTTSQTPTFEHEIAIVPRDIDDMGHVNNAVYLRWVQEAIVDYWQHISSTDAQEALLWVALKHEIVYREPLFLNDEVDALVTATGTRGSRASFLTNFRRGEDIVSEVRSSWCCVDTVTRRPQRIAHDIARRFLPS comes from the coding sequence ATGACGACATCACAGACACCGACATTCGAGCACGAGATAGCGATCGTACCACGCGATATCGACGACATGGGTCACGTCAACAATGCCGTCTACCTTCGCTGGGTGCAGGAGGCCATTGTCGATTATTGGCAGCACATCTCTTCCACTGATGCACAGGAAGCACTTCTCTGGGTGGCTCTCAAACATGAGATCGTCTATCGTGAGCCACTTTTTTTAAATGATGAAGTGGATGCCTTGGTCACAGCGACCGGAACGCGCGGGTCTCGGGCGTCATTTTTAACAAACTTCAGGCGCGGTGAAGATATAGTATCCGAAGTGCGCAGTTCGTGGTGTTGCGTCGATACGGTTACTCGACGGCCACAAAGGATCGCTCACGACATCGCCCGACGATTCTTGCCAAGCTGA